A stretch of the bacterium genome encodes the following:
- a CDS encoding O-antigen ligase family protein, which yields MLLDFFLVVLVILLPFEKQTAQVLNTALYGALGLVVLLALARRTTTRISTPLDLPILALVVMAVLSTVFSIDPLISLKSIHRTLIQFLLVYYLVVYAVNSIERVKLLAFAFLAGSVPVSLYGIFTFFSKEELIDGRVHSTFYHPTRLANYLVFVVAISVLLGAHYRSRKALQMVLYAAFGLGSFCLVLTASRGATLGLLLGFLVVFGPRRKWLWLMLAVVVATSIAIVPFQSKHLRFMKVAESFSKGMDANTVLGERRFLWQSAMRMIKDHPVVGIGYGKTFNLLYRSAYVEEGATQDHSSAHNILLEIALEMGPLGLAVFLWLHILIFVSTFRLVRRQLRPSTFARALAAGILIGLIGVTFNGMANYFYRDRLILVYWLFVGIVFSLRRIASRDPVAEPASLKGTAS from the coding sequence ATGCTGCTTGACTTTTTCCTGGTGGTGTTGGTGATTCTCTTGCCTTTTGAGAAGCAGACTGCACAGGTACTGAACACCGCGCTTTATGGCGCGCTGGGGCTGGTTGTCCTTTTGGCTCTCGCTCGCCGAACAACCACGAGAATATCCACACCACTTGACCTGCCCATCCTTGCACTTGTCGTGATGGCAGTCCTCAGCACTGTGTTCAGTATCGACCCGCTAATATCACTGAAGTCTATTCATCGGACGTTAATACAGTTCCTCTTAGTCTATTATCTCGTGGTCTATGCGGTCAACAGCATCGAAAGGGTCAAATTGCTGGCCTTTGCATTCCTGGCCGGCTCGGTGCCGGTCTCTCTATACGGCATATTTACGTTTTTCTCTAAAGAGGAATTGATTGACGGGCGCGTTCACTCCACGTTCTACCATCCAACGCGTCTTGCAAACTATCTAGTGTTTGTTGTGGCAATCAGCGTGCTGCTCGGGGCGCACTATCGCTCGCGCAAGGCTCTCCAGATGGTCTTGTATGCCGCCTTTGGTCTGGGTTCCTTCTGCCTTGTTCTTACGGCCTCACGAGGCGCCACGCTGGGGCTCCTGCTGGGTTTTCTCGTTGTCTTCGGGCCTCGGAGGAAATGGTTGTGGCTTATGCTTGCCGTGGTTGTTGCCACGTCGATCGCCATCGTCCCCTTTCAAAGCAAACATCTTCGCTTCATGAAGGTGGCCGAGAGCTTCTCCAAAGGAATGGATGCGAACACGGTCTTGGGCGAGAGGAGGTTCCTATGGCAAAGCGCGATGAGGATGATCAAGGACCATCCCGTTGTCGGGATTGGATATGGCAAGACATTTAATCTGCTTTACAGATCGGCCTATGTGGAGGAAGGCGCGACGCAGGACCACTCATCGGCTCACAACATCTTGCTCGAGATCGCTCTGGAAATGGGGCCGCTAGGTCTTGCGGTGTTTCTCTGGCTGCACATCTTGATCTTCGTTTCGACGTTTAGGCTCGTTCGGCGCCAGCTCCGGCCGAGCACGTTTGCCCGGGCGCTTGCCGCGGGAATACTAATCGGTTTGATTGGCGTTACCTTCAACGGGATGGCCAACTACTTCTACAGGGACAGGCTGATACTCGTTTACTGGCTTTTTGTGGGCATTGTTTTCAGTCTGCGTCGAATAGCTTCCCGAGACCCCGTTGCCGAGCCTGCGTCCCTGAAGGGC